One window from the genome of bacterium encodes:
- a CDS encoding peptide ABC transporter substrate-binding protein, with translation MADTSVKFPWGSYYRNGLITRRQFVKLTALLGGTAAAGSRILSAPAPASAALAPAAKQVLRYPSQEPLHFDPATMETRREILVGMALFDPLITFDDTGHIVAVAARAWEVSKDGLTYTFHLRPGMRWSDGHPVTAADFEYAWKRVADPAIASDYASALYPIKGALDYNKGTTKTSAGVAIKAADTLTLRVTLTEPAAYFPRLVSTWNYLPVPRWQVEKYGKKWVEPGNHVGNGMFTLQKWEHDRELVIVANPHYWGAKPTLQRIVFTLTDDAFRTSLPAFENNELDVTDQIQPGDIERVRKDPTLSKQLQKYRWSGTAAVFCDTTNTKSPLSKSKVRQALYLAIDHKRVASDVLRGIYDPAPTITPPGTIGYLATPPLTGGADRARQLLAEAGYPDGKGFPDVKLAWGKLVTFDLVAQALQQMWQDTLKINITLQRMEAKEYNAAFNSWAKQPYDCFIDRWGSDYEDPANWANILFDSEQDFFHTKWRNDAFDKLIRKGAGEGNPAARKQMYEAAEKILNTDLPAIPIFHLGVIVAVKPWVQGFRLPPAATAWYGTFGRVKILDH, from the coding sequence GTGGCAGATACGTCCGTCAAGTTTCCCTGGGGATCGTACTATCGAAATGGACTGATCACGCGCCGGCAATTCGTGAAGCTTACCGCGTTGCTGGGGGGAACCGCGGCGGCAGGATCGCGCATCCTATCCGCCCCCGCTCCGGCATCGGCCGCACTGGCGCCGGCCGCCAAGCAGGTTCTCCGCTATCCGAGCCAGGAGCCCCTTCATTTCGACCCAGCGACCATGGAGACGCGGCGTGAGATCCTGGTCGGCATGGCCCTCTTTGACCCGCTGATCACGTTCGACGACACCGGCCACATCGTCGCGGTGGCGGCACGGGCCTGGGAGGTGTCGAAGGACGGGCTCACCTACACCTTTCACCTCCGGCCCGGCATGCGCTGGTCGGACGGGCATCCCGTGACGGCCGCGGACTTCGAATACGCCTGGAAGCGCGTGGCGGACCCGGCGATCGCCAGCGACTACGCGTCGGCCCTCTACCCGATCAAGGGCGCGCTGGACTACAACAAGGGCACCACCAAAACCAGCGCCGGCGTCGCGATTAAGGCCGCCGACACCCTGACGCTCCGGGTAACCCTGACGGAGCCGGCGGCGTACTTCCCGCGGCTCGTCTCGACCTGGAACTACCTACCGGTTCCCCGCTGGCAGGTCGAAAAGTACGGGAAGAAATGGGTCGAACCCGGCAACCACGTCGGCAACGGCATGTTCACGCTTCAGAAGTGGGAGCATGATCGGGAATTGGTGATCGTGGCGAACCCCCACTACTGGGGGGCGAAACCCACGCTGCAGAGGATCGTCTTCACGTTGACCGACGATGCCTTCCGCACGAGCCTGCCGGCGTTCGAAAACAACGAGCTCGACGTCACCGATCAGATCCAGCCGGGGGACATCGAACGCGTCCGAAAGGACCCGACGCTCAGCAAACAGCTTCAAAAATACCGCTGGTCCGGGACCGCCGCGGTGTTCTGCGACACGACCAACACCAAATCGCCGCTCAGCAAGAGCAAGGTCCGGCAAGCGCTGTATCTGGCGATCGATCACAAGCGCGTGGCCAGCGACGTCCTCCGCGGCATCTACGACCCGGCGCCCACGATCACCCCGCCCGGCACAATCGGCTACCTCGCCACCCCACCGCTGACCGGCGGCGCGGACCGGGCGAGACAGCTGCTCGCCGAGGCGGGCTACCCGGACGGCAAGGGCTTTCCCGATGTTAAACTGGCGTGGGGCAAGCTCGTGACCTTCGACCTCGTCGCTCAGGCGCTGCAGCAGATGTGGCAGGACACCCTCAAGATCAACATCACCCTGCAGCGGATGGAGGCGAAAGAGTACAACGCCGCGTTCAACTCCTGGGCGAAGCAGCCCTACGACTGCTTCATCGACCGGTGGGGATCGGATTACGAAGATCCTGCCAACTGGGCCAACATCCTCTTCGACTCCGAACAGGACTTCTTCCACACCAAATGGCGCAACGACGCGTTCGACAAGCTGATCCGCAAGGGGGCCGGCGAGGGGAACCCGGCGGCGCGCAAGCAGATGTACGAGGCCGCGGAGAAGATCCTCAACACGGACCTCCCGGCGATCCCGATCTTCCACCTGGGGGTGATCGTGGCGGTGAAGCCCTGGGTGCAGGGTTTCCGGCTCCCGCCCGCCGCGACGGCCTGGTATGGAACGTTTGGGCGCGTGAAGATCCTCGACCACTAG
- a CDS encoding sugar ABC transporter permease — translation MIKAEPARAVCPPGAPAPRGMRGRLGRFAHRHAPVIFPAPAVIVVALIIVYPVLYTGWMSLQEWFLSSLAPPKFVALSNYAHILGDPRFRGAFVRTLLFAALVVAVETVVGVAMALLFNREFWGRGLIRTLSILPMVATPTAIALIFVMMYHPTLGVMNYLVTRVGLPPQKWIYSSHTVLYALGLVDVWEWTPLIMLIALAGLAALPKEPYESAVIDGATALRAFWHITLPLLRPVLVVAVLFRAIDAIKTFDIIFVMTQGGPANASETINLLLFNQAFSYFNMGYASSMAVVLFAIVLGASLVLMKVRRAEW, via the coding sequence GTGATCAAGGCAGAGCCGGCGCGGGCCGTGTGTCCACCGGGCGCCCCGGCCCCGCGGGGGATGCGGGGCCGCCTGGGGCGGTTTGCCCACCGCCACGCCCCCGTCATCTTCCCGGCGCCCGCGGTCATCGTCGTCGCGCTGATCATCGTCTATCCGGTGCTGTACACGGGGTGGATGAGCCTGCAGGAGTGGTTCCTGTCGAGCCTGGCCCCGCCGAAGTTCGTCGCCCTCTCAAACTACGCACACATCCTGGGCGACCCAAGGTTTCGAGGCGCCTTCGTCCGGACGCTGCTGTTCGCGGCGCTGGTGGTGGCCGTCGAAACCGTCGTGGGCGTGGCGATGGCGCTGCTGTTCAACCGGGAGTTCTGGGGACGCGGGCTGATCCGGACGCTGTCGATCCTGCCGATGGTGGCGACGCCCACGGCGATCGCCTTGATTTTTGTGATGATGTACCACCCCACGCTTGGGGTGATGAACTACTTGGTGACCCGGGTCGGCCTGCCGCCGCAGAAGTGGATCTACAGCAGCCACACCGTGCTCTACGCGCTGGGGTTGGTCGACGTGTGGGAGTGGACGCCGCTCATCATGCTGATCGCGCTCGCGGGGCTGGCGGCGCTGCCGAAGGAACCCTACGAGTCCGCGGTCATCGACGGCGCGACGGCGCTTCGCGCCTTCTGGCACATCACGCTGCCGCTGCTGCGCCCGGTGCTGGTTGTCGCGGTCCTCTTCCGCGCGATCGACGCGATCAAGACGTTCGACATCATCTTCGTCATGACGCAGGGAGGGCCCGCCAACGCGTCGGAGACGATCAACCTGCTGCTGTTCAATCAGGCATTCTCGTACTTCAACATGGGGTATGCTTCCTCGATGGCGGTGGTGCTGTTTGCGATCGTCTTGGGGGCGTCGCTGGTCTTAATGAAGGTGCGGAGGGCGGAGTGGTAG
- a CDS encoding carbohydrate ABC transporter permease: protein MVARAAGAGIPAGRRRRAVDRLRTAGFYAMVIAVMLPAAFVFYWMVTLSLKTQVEAAGYPPHFFRFAVTVKNYAEVFAKNPFLQYIWNSLVVAVGSTVIGLAVGLPAAFSIARWRQGGLALTVLVARIVPGISYLIPWYILFRSLHMVDTYQALILTHLVVGLPLIIWVMIGFFEDIPLELHDAALIDGCSYYSVFWRVAVPLVGPGIVAAAILSFIFSWNNFLFSVILAGRHTRTLPIAVFNMINYEEIEWGPLAAAATMITLPVVVLTLIVQRHIVTGLTFGAVKR, encoded by the coding sequence GTGGTAGCGCGGGCCGCCGGGGCGGGGATTCCGGCCGGGCGAAGGCGCCGGGCCGTGGACCGGCTCCGCACCGCGGGCTTCTATGCGATGGTGATCGCCGTGATGCTGCCGGCGGCCTTCGTGTTCTACTGGATGGTGACGCTCTCCCTGAAGACCCAGGTGGAGGCCGCAGGGTACCCGCCGCATTTCTTCCGGTTCGCGGTCACCGTCAAGAACTACGCGGAGGTCTTCGCCAAAAACCCGTTCCTGCAATACATCTGGAATAGCCTGGTCGTCGCCGTGGGGAGCACGGTGATCGGGCTCGCGGTCGGGCTCCCCGCCGCGTTCAGCATCGCCCGCTGGCGCCAGGGCGGTTTGGCCCTGACCGTCCTCGTCGCCCGGATCGTCCCCGGGATCAGCTACCTGATTCCCTGGTACATCCTGTTCCGGAGCCTGCACATGGTGGATACCTACCAGGCGCTGATCCTCACCCATCTCGTGGTCGGTCTCCCCCTGATCATCTGGGTGATGATCGGGTTCTTCGAGGACATCCCGCTGGAGCTGCACGATGCCGCCCTGATCGACGGGTGCTCCTACTACAGCGTGTTCTGGCGGGTGGCGGTCCCGCTGGTCGGCCCGGGGATCGTGGCCGCGGCCATCCTCAGCTTCATCTTCTCCTGGAACAACTTCCTGTTCTCGGTGATCCTCGCCGGGCGGCACACCCGTACCCTCCCGATCGCGGTGTTCAACATGATCAACTACGAGGAGATCGAATGGGGTCCGCTCGCCGCCGCGGCGACGATGATTACGCTGCCGGTGGTGGTGCTGACGCTCATCGTGCAGCGCCACATCGTGACCGGCCTCACGTTCGGGGCCGTCAAGCGCTGA
- a CDS encoding molecular chaperone TorD family protein, protein MELFRALASLAEPPGPAQIRIGDLLGLPEPPDAAQYTEVFVLQLYPYASAYVGADGMLGGEAQDRVAGFWRALNRVPPAEPDHLTPLLALYASLAEGEMGEPDRARKLLWGRSRKALLWEHLACWLLPYLDRMRDVAPPCYRAWGDLLAGALAEEVRTLGPADVLPLHLREAPPLPDPRAERPEEFLAALLSPVRSGMLLVRADLARAAREMQLGLRMGERRFILRSLLAQDPEHTLAWLADEARAWRARHLAHEPLTGAVARFWAGRAGAAASLIETLRLDERADPHPQPGLRTSAG, encoded by the coding sequence ATGGAGCTCTTCCGGGCCCTGGCCAGCCTGGCCGAGCCCCCCGGACCCGCGCAGATCCGCATCGGCGATCTCCTGGGTCTGCCCGAGCCCCCGGACGCGGCGCAGTACACCGAGGTGTTCGTCCTGCAGCTGTACCCGTATGCTTCGGCGTACGTCGGGGCCGACGGCATGCTGGGAGGGGAAGCGCAGGATCGCGTCGCCGGATTTTGGCGGGCCCTGAACCGAGTCCCGCCTGCGGAACCGGATCACCTCACGCCGCTGCTCGCCTTGTACGCCTCGCTGGCCGAAGGCGAAATGGGCGAACCCGACCGCGCGCGGAAGCTCCTCTGGGGCCGCAGCCGGAAGGCGCTGCTCTGGGAGCACCTGGCCTGCTGGCTGTTGCCGTATCTTGACAGGATGCGGGACGTCGCCCCCCCCTGTTACCGCGCCTGGGGAGATCTGCTCGCCGGAGCGCTGGCCGAGGAAGTCAGGACCCTCGGCCCCGCGGACGTCCTTCCGCTCCACCTCCGCGAGGCGCCTCCTCTGCCGGACCCCCGGGCGGAGCGGCCGGAGGAATTTCTCGCCGCGCTGCTCTCGCCGGTCCGCAGTGGGATGCTGCTCGTCCGCGCCGACCTAGCGCGGGCGGCGCGTGAGATGCAGCTCGGGCTGAGGATGGGAGAACGTCGCTTCATCCTCCGGTCCCTCCTCGCGCAGGATCCCGAGCACACGCTGGCGTGGTTGGCGGACGAGGCGCGCGCCTGGCGGGCACGGCACCTCGCCCACGAGCCCCTCACCGGCGCCGTGGCACGGTTCTGGGCGGGGCGCGCGGGGGCCGCGGCATCCCTGATCGAGACGCTGCGCCTCGATGAGCGGGCCGATCCCCATCCACAGCCGGGGCTGCGGACCTCGGCCGGTTGA
- a CDS encoding molybdopterin-dependent oxidoreductase: MDLEKLNKLVSAARASAEARGETFYPGPSRIHLAAFPPKERWSDWVELDSAAWPARAEKRYMLVPTTCFNCESACGLLAYVNRDSLQVRKFEGNPEHPGSRGRNCAKGPATLNQITDPDRILFPLKRGGRRGEGKWVRVAWDEALDEIAARIRRAITEGRPNEVMYHVGRPGEDGYTERVLAAWGVDGHNTHTNVCSSGGRAGYHYWMGLDRPSPDHANARVILLVSSHLEAGHYFNPHAQRVIEAKQNGAKLIVFDTRLSNTATHADHWVSPYPGSEAAILLAIANDMIQNGRYDREFVRRWWNWQEYLAEEHPGAAATFEAFEEILKTLYADFTFEFAAAESGVGIEVLREVSRIVAAAGTRLATHTWRSAAAGNLGGWQVPRTLFLLNALLGAVATEGGTFPNAWNKFVPRPIYLPPHPPGWNELTWPREYPVAINELSFLLPHLLKDGRGKIDVYFTRVYNPVWTNPDGFSWIEVLTDERLVGLHLALTPTWNETAFFADYILPMGHASERHDLHSYEQYNGQWVAFRQPVLRAARERLGERITDTRQVNPGEVWEENEFWIELSWRVDPDGRLGIRKFFESAQHPGQKLTVDEYYGYIFDHSVPGLPERAAAEGITPLEYMRRYGAFEVAAQIGPVHEQRVPAQELEDVRVDRFGRVYTRAAAPANPNIVPTGSPEPDAEGRRPVGVRVDDEIVRGFPTPSGRLEFYSHTLAAWGWRESAIPSYIKSHVHRDQLAPDQMVLISTFRLPVQVHTRSANAKWLDEIAHTNPLWIHPADAERLGVRTGDLVRVETEIGAFVVKAWITEGIRPQVVACSHHMGRWKVREAGQRQMMATVSLEQNRDRWAMRQQEGARPYASADADTLRIWWTDVGVHQNLTFPVHPDPISGQHCWHQAVRVRRAGPDDRYGDITVDTARAADVYRKWLALTRGADRHSPDATRRPYWLMRPLRPSREAYRLPDRPLPAGVAGD, translated from the coding sequence TGCTTCAACTGCGAGTCGGCGTGCGGGCTCCTCGCCTACGTCAATCGGGACTCCCTCCAGGTCAGGAAGTTTGAGGGCAACCCGGAACACCCGGGGTCGCGCGGGCGCAACTGCGCGAAGGGACCGGCCACGCTCAACCAGATCACGGATCCCGACCGCATCCTCTTCCCGCTCAAACGCGGGGGACGCCGGGGAGAGGGCAAGTGGGTGCGGGTGGCCTGGGACGAGGCGCTCGACGAGATCGCCGCGAGAATCCGCCGGGCGATCACCGAGGGACGGCCCAACGAGGTAATGTACCACGTCGGCCGTCCCGGGGAGGACGGGTATACGGAGCGCGTCCTGGCAGCCTGGGGGGTGGACGGACACAACACGCACACCAACGTCTGCTCCAGCGGGGGGCGGGCCGGCTACCATTACTGGATGGGCCTGGACCGGCCGAGCCCCGACCACGCCAATGCGCGGGTGATCCTGCTGGTCAGCAGCCATCTCGAGGCGGGCCACTACTTCAACCCTCACGCGCAGCGCGTGATCGAGGCGAAGCAGAACGGCGCGAAGCTCATCGTGTTTGACACGCGGCTGTCGAACACCGCGACCCACGCCGACCACTGGGTGTCGCCCTATCCCGGCTCGGAGGCGGCGATCCTCCTCGCGATCGCCAATGACATGATCCAGAACGGCCGGTACGACCGAGAGTTCGTGCGCCGCTGGTGGAACTGGCAGGAATACCTCGCGGAGGAGCATCCCGGGGCGGCGGCGACCTTCGAGGCCTTCGAGGAGATCCTCAAGACCCTCTACGCCGACTTCACCTTCGAGTTCGCGGCGGCGGAGTCGGGCGTCGGCATCGAGGTGCTCCGGGAAGTCTCCCGCATCGTCGCCGCCGCCGGCACGCGGCTCGCCACACACACCTGGCGCAGCGCCGCGGCGGGGAATCTGGGCGGCTGGCAGGTACCGCGCACGCTCTTCCTCCTCAACGCCCTGCTGGGGGCGGTCGCGACCGAGGGGGGGACCTTTCCGAACGCGTGGAACAAGTTCGTGCCGCGTCCGATCTATCTGCCGCCGCATCCGCCAGGGTGGAACGAGCTCACCTGGCCCCGCGAGTACCCGGTGGCGATCAACGAGCTCTCGTTCCTCCTCCCGCACCTGCTGAAGGACGGGCGGGGGAAGATCGACGTCTACTTCACCCGCGTCTACAACCCGGTCTGGACCAACCCGGACGGGTTCTCGTGGATCGAGGTGCTGACCGACGAGCGCCTGGTGGGCCTGCACCTCGCGCTCACGCCCACCTGGAACGAGACGGCGTTCTTCGCCGACTATATCCTGCCGATGGGACACGCCTCCGAACGGCACGACCTGCATTCCTACGAGCAGTACAACGGCCAGTGGGTTGCGTTCCGACAGCCGGTGCTCCGCGCGGCGCGCGAGCGGCTGGGCGAGCGCATCACCGACACGCGGCAGGTCAATCCCGGCGAGGTCTGGGAGGAAAACGAGTTCTGGATCGAGTTGTCCTGGCGGGTCGACCCCGACGGCCGGCTCGGGATCCGGAAGTTCTTCGAGTCCGCGCAGCACCCCGGGCAGAAGCTGACCGTCGACGAGTACTACGGGTACATCTTCGACCACTCCGTCCCCGGCCTGCCGGAACGGGCCGCGGCCGAGGGGATTACCCCCCTCGAGTACATGCGCCGGTACGGAGCGTTTGAGGTCGCCGCCCAAATCGGCCCCGTCCACGAACAGCGGGTCCCCGCGCAAGAACTCGAGGACGTCCGCGTGGACCGGTTCGGGCGGGTCTACACCAGAGCGGCCGCCCCCGCCAACCCGAACATCGTTCCCACGGGAAGCCCGGAGCCCGACGCGGAGGGGCGCCGGCCCGTGGGGGTGCGGGTCGACGACGAGATCGTCCGCGGCTTTCCCACCCCCTCCGGGCGCCTCGAATTCTACTCCCACACCCTGGCCGCGTGGGGGTGGCGGGAGAGCGCCATCCCTTCCTATATAAAGAGCCACGTGCACCGCGACCAGCTCGCCCCGGACCAGATGGTCCTCATCTCCACCTTCCGCCTCCCGGTTCAGGTCCACACCCGCAGCGCGAACGCCAAATGGCTCGACGAGATTGCCCACACCAACCCGCTGTGGATCCATCCCGCCGACGCCGAGCGTCTCGGCGTTCGGACCGGGGATCTCGTTCGGGTGGAGACCGAGATCGGCGCCTTCGTCGTCAAGGCCTGGATCACGGAGGGCATCCGCCCCCAGGTCGTGGCGTGCAGCCATCACATGGGCCGGTGGAAGGTCCGGGAGGCCGGGCAGCGCCAGATGATGGCCACCGTCTCGCTGGAACAGAACCGCGACCGCTGGGCGATGCGGCAGCAGGAAGGGGCGCGACCGTATGCCTCCGCGGACGCCGACACGCTCAGGATCTGGTGGACGGACGTCGGCGTCCATCAAAACCTCACCTTTCCCGTGCATCCCGATCCGATCTCCGGGCAGCACTGCTGGCATCAGGCCGTGCGGGTCCGCAGGGCCGGGCCGGACGACCGGTACGGCGACATCACCGTCGACACCGCGCGGGCGGCGGACGTCTACCGCAAGTGGCTGGCGCTCACCCGGGGAGCGGACCGGCACTCGCCGGACGCCACCCGCAGGCCCTATTGGTTGATGCGGCCGCTGCGCCCGTCACGGGAGGCGTACCGTCTGCCGGACCGCCCGCTCCCGGCCGGCGTCGCCGGAGACTGA
- a CDS encoding ABC transporter permease, protein MSGQPRRRHPGLRALTRFARHRMAVAGALFLAIVILAGAGAPMLSAYRYDRQDLFATYAGPSRTHWAGTDALGRDVLSRLVYGARVSMSVGVITAALVLLAGVPLGLVAGYFGGTFDLLLMRVVDIVYAIPYLLLVILLQTFFTSFLPTVRHGPLVWLHLLNRHTGGVAAIVLALALVGWLDVARIVRGQVLTVRNREFVLAARSLGASDRHIMAAHLLPNVAAAIIVAATLSIPFFVIAEAGLSFLGLGVQPPVPSWGTMIAEGIDSIESYPRLVIGPGLVLAATLLSLNFIGDGLRDALDPGIER, encoded by the coding sequence GTGAGCGGACAACCGAGACGCCGCCATCCGGGACTTCGCGCCCTGACCCGGTTCGCCCGGCATCGGATGGCCGTCGCCGGCGCCCTCTTCCTCGCGATCGTCATCCTGGCGGGGGCCGGGGCGCCGATGCTCTCGGCCTACCGGTACGACCGCCAGGATCTGTTCGCGACCTACGCCGGCCCGTCGCGGACCCACTGGGCGGGGACGGATGCGCTCGGCCGGGACGTCCTGAGCCGGTTGGTGTACGGGGCGAGGGTCTCGATGAGCGTCGGGGTCATCACCGCGGCCCTGGTGTTGCTGGCCGGGGTTCCGCTGGGACTCGTCGCGGGGTACTTCGGCGGGACCTTCGACCTGCTGCTGATGCGCGTGGTGGACATCGTCTACGCCATCCCGTACCTCCTCCTGGTCATCCTCCTGCAAACGTTTTTCACCTCCTTTCTCCCCACGGTCCGGCACGGACCGCTGGTCTGGCTCCACCTGCTCAACCGTCACACGGGGGGGGTGGCGGCGATCGTGCTGGCCCTGGCCCTTGTCGGCTGGCTGGACGTGGCTCGGATCGTGCGCGGCCAGGTCCTGACCGTCCGGAATCGCGAGTTCGTTCTGGCGGCGCGCAGCCTCGGGGCGTCTGACCGGCACATCATGGCCGCCCACCTCCTGCCCAACGTCGCCGCGGCCATCATCGTTGCGGCAACCCTCTCGATTCCGTTTTTCGTCATCGCGGAAGCGGGGCTCAGTTTTCTCGGCCTGGGCGTCCAGCCGCCGGTGCCGAGTTGGGGGACGATGATCGCCGAGGGCATCGATTCGATCGAATCCTATCCGCGCCTGGTGATCGGCCCGGGACTGGTCCTCGCCGCCACGCTCCTCAGCCTGAACTTCATCGGCGATGGACTCCGAGACGCCCTCGACCCCGGAATAGAACGGTAG
- a CDS encoding sugar ABC transporter substrate-binding protein, with protein sequence MGRTQSGKGVQSPGMTRRQLLRLGAAAAAGAAVSPFALSPAAAGSVNWQRYKGTTLSLLFYKHPWVDEIEKHFPEFESLTGIKIQHEVIPEVQGREKLVVQMAAGSGDIDAWHASMHVEKRRFWKSGWFLPLNDDLKDKSLTAEDYAWSDMTKGAVDAVTEPDKSISALPTFPDPFVLFYRKDLFDQKGWGPPKTLDELESQAKQLHNPPNMYGFVMRGLKNANATPWAFVLFAMGGQYLTADRKSAMNTPAWIKTMDWYAGMLRRYAPPGVVNFNWYECSAAFIQGQVAIYIDGVNFANQFEDPTKSKIVGKVGYAPLPGGPAGRFAPTFTNAMAVSGQSRHKEAAYLFSEWATSKTNCNRELLSGVGVGRASSWGLPEIKAKHKMPLSWYQAYQDSLKISRPGLPEIVDVTQYRDIIGVAIQKAIEGAKSADVIAEANTQFQEMLDKTEK encoded by the coding sequence GGGGAGCGTCAACTGGCAGCGGTACAAAGGCACGACGCTGTCCCTGCTCTTCTATAAGCACCCGTGGGTCGACGAGATCGAGAAGCACTTTCCCGAGTTTGAATCGCTCACCGGCATAAAGATCCAGCACGAGGTCATTCCGGAGGTCCAGGGCCGCGAGAAGCTCGTCGTGCAGATGGCGGCGGGATCCGGAGACATCGATGCCTGGCACGCCAGCATGCATGTCGAAAAGCGGCGCTTTTGGAAGTCCGGATGGTTCCTGCCGCTGAACGACGATTTGAAAGACAAGAGCTTGACGGCGGAGGATTATGCGTGGAGCGACATGACCAAGGGCGCGGTGGACGCGGTCACCGAGCCCGACAAGTCGATCAGCGCCCTCCCCACCTTCCCGGATCCGTTCGTCCTGTTCTACCGGAAGGATCTCTTTGATCAGAAGGGGTGGGGGCCGCCGAAGACCCTGGACGAATTGGAGAGTCAGGCCAAGCAGCTGCACAACCCGCCGAACATGTACGGTTTCGTCATGCGGGGGCTCAAGAACGCCAACGCCACGCCCTGGGCCTTCGTGCTTTTTGCGATGGGCGGGCAGTATCTGACCGCCGACCGGAAATCGGCGATGAACACCCCGGCCTGGATCAAGACCATGGACTGGTACGCGGGGATGCTGCGGCGATATGCCCCGCCCGGCGTCGTCAACTTCAACTGGTACGAGTGCAGCGCGGCATTCATCCAAGGCCAGGTCGCCATCTACATCGACGGCGTGAACTTCGCCAACCAATTCGAGGACCCCACGAAGTCGAAGATCGTCGGCAAGGTCGGATACGCTCCGCTGCCGGGCGGCCCCGCCGGCCGCTTCGCCCCGACGTTCACCAACGCGATGGCCGTGAGCGGCCAGAGCCGGCACAAAGAAGCCGCGTACTTGTTCAGCGAGTGGGCGACCAGCAAGACCAACTGCAACCGCGAGCTGCTCTCCGGCGTTGGCGTCGGCCGCGCGTCCAGCTGGGGGCTGCCGGAGATCAAGGCCAAACATAAGATGCCGCTCAGCTGGTACCAGGCGTATCAGGACAGCCTGAAGATCAGCCGCCCGGGGCTGCCGGAGATCGTCGACGTCACACAGTATCGAGACATCATCGGCGTCGCCATCCAGAAGGCCATCGAGGGGGCCAAGTCGGCGGACGTGATCGCGGAGGCCAACACGCAGTTCCAGGAGATGCTGGACAAGACCGAGAAATAG
- a CDS encoding ABC transporter permease, whose product MGLYLARRLLLAVPTIAIVYTVAFVLVHATPGGPWDNAEKPLAPQVIENLKIKYHLKEPIWSQYMLYLRDAAHGSLGPSYVNTSRDVAEIIADFFPVSIQLGAVSMVLALAVGIPLGTLAAVYRNTPIDYAAVGLVAVGISIPNYVMATILVTVLAVYLHWLPTGGWGGVLDIRIIIPALAIGFRPATTLARYLRTSLLDVLNQDYIRTARAKGLAGGIVIIRHGLRNALIPVATVSGILVADVVTGSFFVETITRVPGIGRYFVTATSGRDYPVLLALALLFGVIIITMNILVDLSYAVLDPQVRYG is encoded by the coding sequence ATGGGACTCTACCTCGCCCGACGTCTGCTTCTCGCCGTTCCCACCATTGCCATCGTGTACACGGTGGCCTTCGTCCTCGTGCATGCCACGCCCGGGGGCCCCTGGGATAACGCGGAGAAACCGCTGGCCCCGCAAGTGATCGAAAACCTCAAGATCAAGTACCACCTGAAAGAGCCGATCTGGTCGCAGTATATGCTGTACCTGCGGGACGCGGCGCACGGTTCGCTCGGCCCTTCGTACGTGAACACCTCACGCGACGTCGCGGAGATCATCGCGGATTTCTTTCCCGTGTCGATCCAGCTGGGAGCGGTGTCGATGGTGCTGGCGCTCGCGGTCGGCATCCCGCTCGGGACGCTGGCGGCCGTCTACCGCAACACGCCGATCGATTACGCCGCGGTCGGCCTCGTGGCCGTGGGCATCTCGATCCCCAACTACGTGATGGCCACCATCCTCGTGACCGTCCTCGCGGTCTACCTGCACTGGCTGCCGACCGGCGGCTGGGGCGGGGTGCTGGACATACGGATCATCATCCCGGCGCTCGCGATCGGCTTCCGCCCCGCGACGACGCTCGCCCGCTACCTCCGGACGTCTCTCTTGGACGTCCTCAACCAAGACTACATCCGCACCGCACGGGCGAAAGGACTGGCGGGGGGAATCGTCATCATCCGCCACGGCCTCCGCAACGCCCTGATCCCGGTCGCGACGGTCTCCGGGATTCTGGTGGCCGACGTGGTCACCGGATCCTTCTTCGTCGAAACGATCACGCGGGTGCCCGGGATCGGCCGGTACTTCGTGACCGCCACCAGCGGGCGGGACTACCCGGTGCTCCTCGCGCTCGCGCTGCTGTTCGGCGTGATCATCATCACGATGAACATCCTGGTCGATCTGTCGTACGCGGTCCTCGACCCACAGGTGCGGTATGGGTGA